The following are encoded together in the Sphaerodactylus townsendi isolate TG3544 linkage group LG12, MPM_Stown_v2.3, whole genome shotgun sequence genome:
- the LOC125441938 gene encoding interleukin-1 receptor antagonist protein-like isoform X2, with protein sequence MPAAEIMVFRSRIWDINQKSLYLQNDELVAGYLQGPNSALEEKIYWIPNRNFNREKFPIILSIRDGSQSLACSFGAQPALQLESIPISDLYKDSKEDSTRFTFFRSYRNGMWRFESAAHPGWFLCTSSKSNEPISLTQNPGSSQVIDFYFQSC encoded by the exons ATGCCAGCTGCTGAAATAATGGTCTTCAGATCCCG AATCTGGGACATCAATCAAAAATCTCTTTACCTACAGAATGATGAGCTAGTGGCGGGATACCTACAAGGGCCCAATTCTGCCCTGGAAG agAAGATTTACTGGATTCCTAACCGTAACTTTAACCGTGAGAAGTTCCCCATCATCTTGAGTATTCGGGACGGGAGCCAGAGCCTGGCCTGCTCCTTTGGGGCCCAGCCTGCACTCCAGCTTGAG aGCATCCCCATCTCAGACCTGTACAAAGACAGCAAGGAGGACTCTACCCGCTTTACTTTCTTCCGGTCTTACAGGAATGGGATGTGGCGCTTTGAGTCTGCTGCCCACCCGGGCTGGTTCCTTTGCACCTCTTCCAAATCCAATGAACCCATCAGCCTCACTCAGAACCCAGGATCATCTCAAGTCATTGACTTTTACTTCCAGTCATGCTGA
- the LOC125441938 gene encoding interleukin-36 receptor antagonist protein-like isoform X1: MKPLQSLLSNIVLFLLSLLYLDEDKVCAMPAAEIMVFRSRIWDINQKSLYLQNDELVAGYLQGPNSALEEKIYWIPNRNFNREKFPIILSIRDGSQSLACSFGAQPALQLESIPISDLYKDSKEDSTRFTFFRSYRNGMWRFESAAHPGWFLCTSSKSNEPISLTQNPGSSQVIDFYFQSC, translated from the exons ATGAAGCCTCTCCAATCCTTACTGAGTAACattgtcctcttcctcctttctcttctctattTAGATGAGGATAAGGTCTGTGCAATGCCAGCTGCTGAAATAATGGTCTTCAGATCCCG AATCTGGGACATCAATCAAAAATCTCTTTACCTACAGAATGATGAGCTAGTGGCGGGATACCTACAAGGGCCCAATTCTGCCCTGGAAG agAAGATTTACTGGATTCCTAACCGTAACTTTAACCGTGAGAAGTTCCCCATCATCTTGAGTATTCGGGACGGGAGCCAGAGCCTGGCCTGCTCCTTTGGGGCCCAGCCTGCACTCCAGCTTGAG aGCATCCCCATCTCAGACCTGTACAAAGACAGCAAGGAGGACTCTACCCGCTTTACTTTCTTCCGGTCTTACAGGAATGGGATGTGGCGCTTTGAGTCTGCTGCCCACCCGGGCTGGTTCCTTTGCACCTCTTCCAAATCCAATGAACCCATCAGCCTCACTCAGAACCCAGGATCATCTCAAGTCATTGACTTTTACTTCCAGTCATGCTGA